A genome region from Alistipes dispar includes the following:
- a CDS encoding GH92 family glycosyl hydrolase, which produces MFKTLKIAAVLLAGSQLLAAGGAYAQPDAGLAGKVNTLTGTEGAGLTSGYLYPGATYPFGMVQFTPTYFSKRGGFVINQLSGGGCAHMGNFPTVPLPGRLDVSPGNILDHRVDISAERGHAGYYEATVEERIGAQLTVTERTGMARYTYPEGDEFGTVIIGAGIAATPIEQAAVVVTGPSSCEGYAEGGNFCGIRTPYKIYFVAEFDAPAAETGIWKDDTLTPGGRFAEGSTSGVYFTFDLGKSRNVQYRIGVSYVSVENARENLRAENDTWDFAAVRSAAEAAWNRYLGLIEVEGTNPDRIGQFYTHLYRALIHPNLCSDVNGEYMGADFRVHKTRSRQYTSFSNWDTYRTQIQLLAMLTPDVASDVVLSHRAFAEQSGGAYPRWVLANIETGVMQGDPTPILIANAWAFGAQDYDPYPLFRIMRVNAEVPGATSQGVEERPGLRQYLEKGYWNASEQLEYTSADFAIGQFALHAVGDEFASWRYFGYARSWRNLYNPETGWLQSRNADGSWKSLGEDWRESTYKNYFWMVPYDLGGLIETIGGKAAAEKRLDEFFVRLDAGYGDEWFASGNEPSFHIPWIYNWVGRPDKTAKVINRTLNEQYSSAIDGLPGNDDLGTMGAWYVFACSGLYPMIPGVGGFTLNTPIFERVTMHLKHGDLTITGGSETKIYTTGLKVNGRAHDRAWIDWKELSDGATLEFTTSAKPAGRWGQSELPPSYE; this is translated from the coding sequence ATGTTCAAAACCCTGAAAATCGCCGCCGTGCTGCTCGCCGGCTCCCAGTTGCTCGCAGCCGGCGGCGCATACGCACAGCCGGACGCCGGACTTGCCGGCAAGGTGAACACCCTGACCGGAACCGAGGGTGCGGGACTGACCTCCGGATACCTCTATCCGGGGGCCACCTACCCCTTCGGCATGGTGCAGTTCACCCCCACCTACTTCTCCAAGCGGGGCGGTTTCGTCATCAACCAGCTGAGCGGCGGCGGATGCGCCCACATGGGCAACTTCCCGACCGTTCCCCTGCCCGGACGGCTCGACGTCTCGCCGGGCAACATCCTCGACCACCGCGTGGACATCTCCGCCGAGCGGGGACACGCCGGCTATTACGAGGCCACCGTGGAGGAGCGCATCGGAGCGCAGCTCACGGTGACCGAACGGACGGGCATGGCCCGCTACACCTACCCCGAGGGGGACGAGTTCGGCACGGTCATCATCGGCGCCGGAATCGCCGCCACGCCGATCGAGCAGGCGGCCGTGGTCGTCACGGGTCCCTCGAGCTGCGAGGGATACGCCGAAGGAGGCAACTTCTGCGGCATCCGCACCCCCTACAAGATCTACTTCGTGGCCGAGTTCGACGCTCCGGCCGCCGAGACGGGCATCTGGAAGGACGACACGCTCACGCCGGGCGGCCGTTTCGCCGAGGGCAGCACGTCGGGCGTTTACTTCACCTTCGACCTCGGCAAGAGCCGCAACGTCCAGTACCGGATCGGCGTCTCGTACGTCTCGGTGGAGAACGCCCGCGAGAACCTCCGGGCCGAGAACGACACGTGGGACTTCGCCGCCGTGCGGAGCGCCGCCGAAGCGGCCTGGAACCGCTACCTGGGGCTGATCGAAGTCGAAGGCACGAACCCCGACCGCATCGGGCAGTTCTACACGCACCTCTACCGGGCGCTGATCCACCCGAACCTGTGCAGCGACGTGAACGGCGAGTACATGGGTGCGGATTTCCGCGTCCACAAGACCCGCTCGCGGCAGTACACCTCCTTCAGCAACTGGGACACCTACCGCACGCAGATCCAGCTGCTGGCGATGCTCACGCCCGACGTGGCGTCGGACGTCGTGCTGTCGCACCGCGCCTTCGCCGAACAGTCGGGCGGCGCATACCCCCGCTGGGTGCTGGCCAACATCGAGACCGGCGTCATGCAGGGCGACCCCACGCCGATCCTCATCGCCAACGCCTGGGCCTTCGGCGCGCAGGACTACGACCCCTATCCCCTCTTCCGGATCATGCGCGTGAACGCCGAGGTTCCCGGCGCCACGTCGCAGGGCGTGGAGGAGCGCCCGGGTCTCAGGCAGTACCTCGAAAAGGGGTATTGGAACGCCTCCGAACAGCTCGAATACACCTCCGCGGACTTCGCCATCGGCCAGTTCGCGCTGCACGCCGTAGGCGACGAGTTCGCCTCGTGGCGCTATTTCGGCTACGCCCGCTCGTGGCGCAACCTCTACAACCCCGAGACCGGATGGTTGCAGTCGCGCAACGCCGACGGCTCCTGGAAATCGCTCGGCGAGGACTGGCGCGAATCGACCTACAAGAACTACTTCTGGATGGTTCCCTACGACCTGGGAGGTCTGATCGAGACGATCGGCGGCAAGGCCGCGGCCGAAAAACGCCTCGACGAGTTCTTCGTGCGCCTCGACGCCGGCTACGGCGACGAATGGTTCGCCTCGGGCAACGAGCCGAGCTTCCACATTCCGTGGATCTACAACTGGGTGGGCCGTCCGGACAAGACCGCGAAGGTCATCAACCGCACGCTCAACGAGCAGTATTCGAGTGCGATCGACGGTCTTCCGGGCAACGACGACCTGGGGACGATGGGCGCATGGTACGTCTTCGCCTGCTCGGGCCTCTACCCGATGATCCCCGGCGTGGGCGGCTTCACGCTCAACACGCCGATCTTCGAGCGGGTGACGATGCACCTCAAGCACGGCGACCTCACGATCACGGGCGGCTCGGAGACGAAAATCTACACCACGGGGCTGAAGGTGAACGGCCGCGCGCACGACCGTGCATGGATCGACTGGAAGGAGCTTTCCGACGGTGCGACGCTCGAGTTCACGACGTCGGCGAAACCCGCCGGACGCTGGGGGCAGAGCGAGCTTCCCCCCTCCTACGAATAA
- a CDS encoding two-component regulator propeller domain-containing protein produces MTKKLLILFLGAALAAAPFAGAAIRRGALTNDNGLSNSSVTCIYQDSSQLMWFGTWDGLNVYNGSGFRTYKFEPDNPNTISNNVIRNIVEEAAGIVWVATDYGINRIDTRRDRIDRFYPGYEQSGPAGERVFSVAASPDGEVFCAATGWGIARYDARTQRLAAFNIPHFNSSEIRGVYAPAPNTLLLHTVCGRLVRMRYALPAAGDPEVRETEELFPDGSVEALFECPRTIYAATADSTIFAYDRRTGGVSALAEAPPPSKDGVCAAAELPDGRLVFAFGASGARFYDPVTRRFADVPELAGVNVLSLLGGSQQILWAGTDGQGVLELYEDDIEFNKTDNRRIFGGKSSPVRAFFEDGRGDMYVATKGNGIYVLRADGSPGGVYDRSNGLDNPFVYALAEGYGNDMLIGHDGVGIDVLDFSTGRISPIEPLEGTRFGSVYAIRRDPANGMLWLGTNGYGLVGLRLDRSDDGRYTIREQRIYVNDKSDDTSLGNNVVFSIAPAGDGRLWVGTRGGGLNLFDPRSGRFARYTTSSGDRPISSNDILSLYTGRDSTLWVGTGYGLNRLCRDADGGIGFERYTEKEGLPNNTIHGILEDDAGLLWLSTNKGLARLDPVSGQVVGYYKFKALQNNEFSDGAYYRGRDGKMYFGGVDGFNRFDPDNIRMRSYAPPVLINSFSVRQRPLSDFRADREIVLSHGENFFSIQFSALEYIRNESCEYAYILRGFDDDWVYAGTDNTAVFTNVPPGSYEFSVRATNGDKVWGDRVASLRIRVRPPWWNTTGAYVIYLLLAAGAVYAIYFIANERIEQRRRLLIESMTRRQQSDSYEAKLRFFTSVAHEFCTPLTLIYGSGEQLLSSYTLSPDVARHVRIVKNNAARMQRLIGELMDFRRVDTGHYEPRYAEVNVSELLSSIADNFNEVNGQRRIDLRMSLPEADVVIVSDRDALEKILYNLVSNAYKYTPAGGWIEMTLLRERGRTTFRIANSGKGIKPEDIANVFNRFEILDNFERSAHEGRIMRNGIGLALAQSLAKTLSGEIAVVSKTGESTTFTLSLPEVSRDRIVGTEAQAGAGVPLPEAEEETRTEAQPHDEGDRAVILVVDDEEQIRDLIGEILGGAYTVLRAADGVEAIDILKRRRPDLIISDISMPNLDGLGLLRYLKENEITRYIPFVFLTFKTDVEQEIHGYELGGEAYISKPFHPKHLLAVVHRILTDRQSLRNYYNSAISTSDVYEGSTIDADDKKFIVQLTRTIEENLVDENLSLNFLCDKMCVSRMGLYRKIKEITQMTPSEYIRSVKLKHATHLLRTTGMTIQEIMFCSGFNNKSYFYREFAKVYRMSPKEMREKER; encoded by the coding sequence ATGACGAAAAAGCTTCTTATCCTGTTTCTGGGCGCGGCGCTCGCGGCTGCGCCGTTCGCCGGCGCAGCGATCCGCCGCGGCGCGCTCACCAACGACAACGGTTTGTCGAACAGTTCGGTGACCTGCATCTACCAGGACTCCTCGCAGCTCATGTGGTTCGGCACGTGGGACGGGCTGAACGTTTACAACGGCTCGGGGTTCCGCACCTACAAGTTCGAACCCGACAATCCGAACACGATCTCGAACAACGTGATCCGCAACATCGTCGAAGAGGCGGCGGGTATCGTCTGGGTGGCCACCGACTACGGCATCAACCGCATCGACACGCGCCGCGACCGCATCGACCGCTTCTATCCGGGGTACGAACAGAGCGGTCCGGCCGGGGAGCGGGTCTTCTCGGTCGCGGCCTCTCCGGACGGGGAGGTCTTCTGTGCCGCTACGGGGTGGGGGATCGCCCGTTACGACGCCCGGACGCAGCGTCTGGCGGCGTTCAACATCCCGCATTTCAACTCCTCGGAAATACGCGGCGTCTATGCGCCCGCGCCGAATACGCTGCTGCTGCATACGGTCTGCGGCCGGCTGGTGCGGATGCGCTACGCCCTCCCGGCGGCGGGCGATCCGGAGGTGCGGGAGACGGAGGAGCTGTTCCCCGACGGGAGCGTCGAGGCGCTGTTCGAATGCCCCCGGACGATCTATGCGGCGACGGCGGATTCGACGATTTTCGCCTACGACCGCCGGACGGGCGGGGTCTCCGCGCTGGCGGAGGCTCCTCCGCCCTCGAAGGACGGCGTGTGCGCCGCGGCCGAGCTGCCCGACGGGCGGCTGGTGTTCGCGTTCGGAGCCTCGGGCGCGCGGTTCTACGACCCCGTGACGCGGCGGTTTGCCGATGTGCCGGAGCTTGCGGGCGTCAATGTCCTGTCGCTGCTCGGCGGAAGCCAGCAGATCCTGTGGGCCGGGACCGACGGGCAGGGCGTTCTGGAGCTGTACGAGGACGACATCGAGTTCAACAAGACCGACAATCGGCGGATATTCGGCGGCAAGAGCAGTCCGGTCCGGGCGTTTTTCGAGGACGGCCGCGGCGACATGTATGTCGCCACGAAGGGCAACGGCATCTATGTCCTGCGGGCCGACGGTTCGCCGGGCGGGGTGTACGACCGTTCGAACGGGCTGGACAACCCGTTCGTCTATGCGCTGGCCGAGGGGTACGGGAACGACATGCTGATCGGGCACGACGGCGTGGGAATCGACGTGCTCGACTTCTCGACGGGGCGCATTTCGCCGATCGAACCGCTGGAGGGGACCCGCTTCGGATCGGTCTATGCGATCCGGCGCGATCCGGCGAACGGGATGCTCTGGCTCGGGACGAACGGCTACGGATTGGTCGGCCTGCGGCTCGACCGCTCCGACGACGGCCGCTACACGATCCGCGAGCAGCGCATCTACGTCAATGACAAATCCGACGACACGTCGCTGGGCAACAACGTCGTCTTCTCGATCGCCCCGGCCGGCGACGGCAGGCTGTGGGTCGGTACGCGCGGCGGGGGGCTGAATCTGTTCGATCCCCGCAGCGGCCGTTTCGCCCGCTATACGACCTCTTCGGGCGACCGGCCGATCAGCAGCAACGACATACTCTCGCTCTACACGGGCCGCGACTCGACCCTCTGGGTCGGGACCGGCTACGGACTGAACCGCCTCTGCCGCGACGCGGACGGCGGGATCGGCTTCGAACGCTACACCGAGAAGGAGGGGCTGCCGAACAACACGATACACGGCATCCTGGAGGACGATGCGGGCCTGCTGTGGCTGAGCACCAACAAGGGGCTGGCGCGCCTCGATCCCGTGTCGGGGCAGGTCGTCGGCTACTACAAGTTCAAGGCGTTGCAGAACAACGAGTTCTCCGACGGCGCCTACTACCGCGGCCGCGACGGGAAGATGTACTTCGGCGGCGTGGACGGCTTCAACCGCTTCGATCCGGACAATATCCGCATGCGGAGCTATGCGCCGCCCGTGCTCATCAATTCGTTCTCGGTCCGGCAGCGGCCGCTCTCCGATTTCCGCGCCGACAGGGAGATCGTCCTCTCGCACGGCGAGAACTTCTTCAGCATCCAGTTCTCGGCGCTGGAGTATATCCGCAACGAGAGCTGCGAGTATGCCTATATCCTCAGGGGATTCGACGACGACTGGGTCTATGCCGGAACGGACAATACGGCCGTGTTCACCAACGTGCCGCCGGGCTCCTACGAGTTCTCGGTGCGGGCGACCAACGGCGACAAGGTCTGGGGCGACCGCGTGGCGTCGCTGCGCATCCGCGTTCGGCCGCCGTGGTGGAACACGACGGGGGCCTATGTGATCTACCTGCTGCTGGCCGCCGGGGCCGTTTACGCGATCTATTTCATCGCCAACGAGCGCATCGAGCAGCGGCGGCGGCTCCTGATCGAGTCGATGACCCGCCGGCAGCAGAGCGACAGCTACGAGGCGAAGCTCCGCTTCTTCACCTCCGTCGCCCACGAGTTCTGCACGCCCCTGACGCTGATCTACGGCTCGGGCGAGCAGTTGCTGAGCAGCTACACGCTCTCTCCCGACGTCGCCCGCCACGTGCGCATCGTCAAGAACAACGCCGCGCGGATGCAGCGCCTGATCGGCGAACTGATGGACTTCCGCCGGGTGGATACGGGCCATTACGAACCGCGTTACGCCGAGGTCAATGTCTCGGAGCTGCTCTCCTCGATCGCCGACAACTTCAACGAAGTGAACGGGCAGCGCCGCATCGACCTGCGCATGTCGCTCCCCGAGGCCGACGTCGTGATCGTGAGCGACCGCGATGCGCTGGAGAAGATTCTCTACAACCTCGTCTCCAACGCCTACAAATACACGCCCGCCGGCGGCTGGATCGAAATGACGCTGCTCCGCGAACGGGGGCGGACGACGTTCCGCATCGCCAATTCGGGCAAGGGCATCAAGCCCGAGGACATCGCGAATGTCTTCAACCGGTTCGAGATTCTCGACAATTTCGAGCGTTCGGCCCACGAGGGGCGCATCATGCGCAACGGAATCGGGCTGGCGCTGGCGCAGAGTCTGGCCAAGACGCTCTCGGGCGAGATCGCGGTCGTCAGCAAGACGGGCGAAAGCACGACCTTCACGCTGTCGCTGCCCGAGGTGAGCCGCGACCGGATCGTGGGGACGGAGGCGCAGGCGGGAGCCGGCGTGCCGCTTCCCGAGGCGGAGGAGGAAACGCGGACCGAGGCGCAGCCGCACGACGAGGGGGACAGGGCCGTGATCCTGGTGGTGGACGACGAGGAGCAGATACGCGACCTGATCGGCGAGATTCTGGGCGGCGCGTACACCGTGCTGCGGGCCGCCGACGGCGTGGAGGCGATCGACATCCTCAAGCGGCGGCGTCCGGACCTGATCATCAGCGATATCAGCATGCCGAACCTCGACGGCCTCGGGCTGTTGCGCTACCTCAAGGAGAACGAGATCACGCGTTACATTCCGTTCGTCTTCCTCACGTTCAAGACCGACGTGGAGCAGGAGATACACGGCTACGAGCTGGGCGGCGAGGCGTACATCTCCAAGCCGTTCCATCCCAAGCACCTGCTGGCCGTGGTGCACCGGATTCTGACCGACCGGCAGTCGCTGCGCAACTACTACAACTCGGCGATCTCCACCTCGGACGTTTACGAGGGCAGCACGATCGACGCCGACGACAAGAAGTTCATCGTGCAGCTCACGCGGACGATTGAGGAGAACCTCGTGGACGAGAACCTGTCGCTGAACTTCCTTTGCGACAAGATGTGCGTGAGCCGCATGGGGCTTTACCGCAAGATCAAGGAGATTACGCAGATGACGCCGAGCGAGTATATCCGTTCGGTGAAGCTCAAGCACGCCACGCACCTGCTGCGGACGACCGGCATGACGATCCAGGAGATCATGTTCTGTTCGGGCTTCAACAACAAGTCCTACTTCTACCGCGAATTCGCCAAAGTGTACCGCATGTCGCCGAAGGAGATGCGCGAAAAGGAGCGCTGA
- a CDS encoding SGNH/GDSL hydrolase family protein yields the protein MKKIAWILAAALLAGTAAPAQTIAPFKDGDRVVYLGNSITDGGHYHSYIWLYYMTRFPEMNLRMYNAGIGGETAGGMFKRLDGDVFSKRPTVLTVTFGMNDTGYMEYNGDNPEAFGEARYKECFENYKKMEKRLEGLDGVRVVMIGSSPYDETARIEGNTPLRGKNAVMQRVVEFQKASADAHGWEFIDYNAPLVEVGRQQQAVDPSFTLTGGDRVHPDNDGHMVMAYLFLKAQGFAGKEVADIRIDAAKGEVLESANCKISNLRKYGRDLSFDYLANSLPYPMDTVAHGWGMKRGQANAAKLVPFVEEMNREMLTVKGLKGNYSVLIDGEKIGTWSAGELAEGINLAEIVWTPQYQQALAVMHLNEYRWEIERNFRDYAWMQYDFFQDHGLLDANDRHAVEVLDREKSKNGWVGIHRENYSKLMHPAVREAREKEQELLIEQIYRINKPVVRKIELHRN from the coding sequence ATGAAAAAAATCGCATGGATTCTGGCGGCCGCCCTGCTGGCGGGCACGGCCGCCCCGGCGCAGACGATCGCGCCGTTCAAGGACGGCGACCGCGTGGTGTACCTGGGCAACAGCATCACCGACGGCGGCCACTACCACTCCTACATCTGGCTCTACTACATGACCCGCTTCCCGGAGATGAACCTCCGCATGTACAACGCGGGCATCGGCGGCGAGACGGCCGGCGGCATGTTCAAACGCCTCGACGGCGACGTGTTCAGCAAGCGCCCGACGGTGCTGACCGTGACCTTCGGCATGAACGACACGGGCTACATGGAGTACAACGGCGACAATCCCGAGGCATTCGGCGAGGCCCGCTACAAGGAGTGCTTCGAGAACTACAAGAAAATGGAGAAGCGCCTCGAAGGGCTCGACGGCGTGCGCGTGGTGATGATCGGCAGCTCGCCCTACGACGAGACGGCCCGTATCGAGGGCAACACGCCCCTGCGCGGCAAGAACGCCGTCATGCAGCGCGTCGTGGAGTTCCAGAAGGCGTCGGCCGACGCCCACGGCTGGGAGTTCATCGACTACAACGCTCCGCTGGTCGAGGTCGGCCGGCAGCAGCAGGCCGTCGATCCGTCGTTCACGCTCACCGGCGGCGACCGCGTGCACCCCGACAACGACGGCCACATGGTGATGGCCTACCTCTTCCTCAAGGCGCAGGGATTCGCCGGCAAGGAGGTGGCCGACATCCGCATCGACGCCGCGAAGGGCGAGGTGCTCGAAAGCGCGAACTGCAAGATCTCGAACCTCCGCAAATACGGCCGCGACCTTTCGTTCGACTACCTGGCCAACTCGCTGCCCTATCCGATGGACACCGTGGCCCACGGCTGGGGCATGAAGCGCGGACAGGCCAATGCCGCGAAGCTGGTTCCCTTCGTCGAGGAGATGAACCGCGAGATGCTCACCGTGAAGGGCCTCAAAGGCAACTACTCCGTGCTGATCGACGGCGAGAAGATCGGCACGTGGAGCGCCGGGGAGCTCGCCGAGGGCATCAACCTCGCCGAAATCGTATGGACCCCGCAGTACCAGCAGGCGCTCGCCGTGATGCACCTGAACGAGTACCGCTGGGAGATCGAGCGCAACTTCCGCGACTACGCCTGGATGCAGTACGACTTCTTCCAGGACCACGGGCTGCTCGACGCCAACGACCGCCACGCCGTCGAGGTGCTCGACCGCGAGAAGAGCAAGAACGGCTGGGTGGGCATCCACCGCGAGAACTACTCGAAGCTCATGCACCCCGCCGTCCGCGAGGCGCGCGAAAAGGAGCAGGAGCTGCTCATCGAGCAGATCTACCGGATCAACAAGCCCGTCGTGCGGAAGATCGAGCTGCACAGGAACTGA
- a CDS encoding MFS transporter — translation MKETTVAGPKGGIFSRAFSEIRHFGTYPFNMRVLLLTNMLYAFVLPVVELFVGTYIMRNSSELAYVVGYQLAVYTGIPLTFFFNGFLMRHVRITHLYSFGMLLSGVSMAVMMSLETLALGGIIVAGLIMGLSYGFFWANRDFLALSSTDDGNRNYYYGLESFFNTVASVVVPGMIGAFLGATADHGWFAGNINFAYKLVTVFVFVLTIVASAVVCRGRFASPARERFVYFRFDRLWNKMMRLAVLKGIAQGYIVTAPSMLVMTLVGNETTLGTLQSIGALVSAVLLYLLGRFTSSRHRVAIFSAGLLLFALGGAFNAVLYSATGVIVFMLCLVLGRPLMDLGYFPIQLRVIDYVSRKENRNSYAYIFIHEFALYLGRFFGCGLFIALTICLSDTFAIRYALLIIGAIQLISISISRDITQSLDRLERK, via the coding sequence ATGAAAGAAACGACCGTCGCAGGCCCGAAAGGCGGTATCTTCAGCCGGGCCTTTTCGGAAATCAGACACTTCGGCACCTACCCGTTCAACATGCGGGTCCTGCTCCTGACGAACATGCTCTACGCATTCGTGCTGCCCGTCGTGGAGCTTTTCGTCGGCACGTATATCATGCGCAACAGTTCGGAGCTGGCCTACGTCGTGGGTTACCAGCTGGCCGTCTATACGGGCATCCCCCTTACGTTCTTTTTCAACGGATTCCTGATGCGGCACGTCCGGATCACGCACCTCTATTCGTTCGGCATGCTGCTCAGCGGCGTGTCGATGGCCGTGATGATGTCGCTCGAGACGCTCGCGCTGGGCGGAATCATCGTCGCGGGGCTTATCATGGGCCTCTCCTACGGCTTCTTCTGGGCCAACCGCGACTTCCTGGCCCTGAGTTCGACGGACGACGGCAACCGCAACTACTATTACGGTCTGGAGAGCTTCTTCAATACGGTGGCCAGCGTCGTCGTACCGGGCATGATCGGCGCGTTTCTGGGCGCGACGGCCGACCACGGCTGGTTCGCGGGCAATATCAACTTCGCCTACAAGCTGGTGACGGTGTTCGTCTTCGTGCTGACGATCGTCGCCTCGGCGGTGGTCTGCCGCGGCCGTTTCGCCAGCCCGGCCAGGGAGCGGTTCGTTTACTTCCGCTTCGACAGGCTGTGGAACAAGATGATGCGGCTGGCCGTGCTGAAGGGCATCGCGCAGGGCTACATCGTCACGGCGCCCTCGATGCTCGTGATGACGCTCGTGGGCAACGAGACGACGCTCGGGACGTTGCAGTCGATCGGTGCGCTGGTGTCGGCCGTGCTGCTCTACCTGCTGGGCCGTTTCACCTCGTCGCGTCACCGCGTGGCGATCTTCTCGGCGGGTCTGCTGCTTTTCGCGCTGGGCGGCGCCTTCAACGCCGTGCTCTACTCGGCGACGGGCGTGATCGTCTTCATGCTCTGCCTCGTGCTGGGACGCCCGCTCATGGACCTGGGTTATTTCCCGATCCAGTTGCGTGTGATCGACTACGTGAGCCGGAAGGAGAACCGCAACTCCTATGCCTATATCTTCATCCACGAATTCGCCCTCTACCTGGGCCGGTTCTTCGGTTGCGGACTCTTCATCGCATTGACCATATGTCTGTCGGATACCTTCGCGATCCGCTATGCGCTCCTCATCATCGGGGCCATCCAGCTGATCTCGATCTCGATCTCGCGGGACATCACCCAATCGCTCGACCGTCTCGAACGCAAGTAG